The Candidatus Uhrbacteria bacterium genome has a segment encoding these proteins:
- the rpsO gene encoding 30S ribosomal protein S15, with amino-acid sequence MLNPDKKKRIIEKFKTHATDTGSPQVQIAILTEEVKELTEHLKSHKKDNSSRRGLIKKVGERRRLMKYLKREDAKAYDDLMAKLKV; translated from the coding sequence ATGTTGAACCCAGACAAGAAGAAGCGGATTATTGAAAAATTTAAGACCCATGCGACCGACACCGGCTCCCCGCAAGTCCAGATCGCCATTTTGACCGAGGAGGTCAAAGAGCTCACGGAGCACTTGAAGAGCCACAAGAAGGACAACTCGTCCCGCCGTGGTTTGATCAAGAAAGTTGGCGAGCGCCGCCGCCTGATGAAATACCTCAAGCGCGAGGACGCCAAAGCCTACGACGATTTGATGGCCAAGCTCAAAGTCTAA
- the pnp gene encoding polyribonucleotide nucleotidyltransferase, which translates to MLHRLGRAHLTIGVGQLAKQANGSCTVRYGDTVVLCTAVLGEAKEDMSHFPLMVDYEERMYAAGRIKGSRFIKREGRATDEAILSGRLIDRAVRPLFPDHLYNEVAIVTTVFSHDGTNDADVPGLIGAACALAISDIPWHGPIAAVRIGRVEGKFIVQPSYAETNLGDLDLVVAGTSDKTIMVEAAASQLTESEMLEAMKIASEQLSPVIDLINRVAKEVGKTKLDPTKPKNEEDAAKKAAIAEIQKNAWTFLETKRGILFSEPLATKADRKAGVARLKKELAENLSALGISKDDRKKAESILEEFVDSEVTKMILDEKRRADGRALDEIRSLGAIVGLIPRTHGSGLFERGSTQVLSSVTLGSPGMEQTLDTMEFQGTKRYFHHYNFPSYAVGETKGSRGPGRREIGHGALAERAIMPVLPAKEDFPYTVRVVSEVLGSNGSSSMGATCGSTLALLDAGVPIKEPVAGIAMGMASDEKAGRYQVITDLQDLEDGNGGMDFKIAGTRNGITAIQLDTKTSGLPWNVVTETLERAKTARIQILDEMKKAIAAPRSEMSPFAPRIESFRINPDKIRDVIGPGGKMINGIIDALKVEIDIEDDGLVMVTSNNADSMRRAVEWIKELTREVAVGETFEGEVVRIMPFGAFVNILPKVDGLVHISELAQGRTEKVEDVVNIGDTVKVVVYEIDGQGRINLSMKRLDPDYVPSEKDNKPLRDGKGPRK; encoded by the coding sequence ATTCTCCATCGATTGGGCCGGGCGCACCTCACGATCGGCGTCGGCCAGCTCGCCAAACAAGCCAATGGCTCTTGTACCGTCCGCTACGGCGACACGGTCGTCTTATGTACCGCCGTTCTCGGTGAAGCCAAAGAAGACATGAGCCACTTCCCGCTCATGGTCGACTACGAGGAGCGCATGTACGCCGCCGGCCGCATCAAAGGCTCGCGCTTCATCAAGCGTGAAGGCCGCGCTACCGACGAAGCCATTCTTTCCGGCCGCCTCATCGACCGCGCTGTCCGCCCCCTCTTTCCGGATCATCTCTACAATGAAGTCGCCATCGTCACGACCGTCTTTTCCCATGACGGAACCAATGACGCCGACGTCCCAGGTTTAATCGGTGCCGCCTGCGCACTCGCCATCTCCGACATCCCATGGCATGGCCCGATCGCCGCGGTCCGCATCGGACGCGTAGAAGGAAAATTCATCGTCCAGCCAAGCTACGCAGAAACCAATCTTGGCGATCTCGACTTGGTCGTTGCCGGTACCTCGGACAAGACAATCATGGTTGAAGCTGCCGCAAGCCAACTCACAGAATCCGAAATGCTTGAAGCGATGAAAATCGCCAGCGAGCAATTGAGCCCCGTCATCGATTTGATCAACAGAGTTGCCAAGGAAGTCGGAAAAACCAAGCTCGATCCAACCAAGCCAAAAAATGAAGAAGACGCTGCCAAAAAAGCAGCCATCGCTGAAATTCAAAAGAACGCTTGGACTTTCCTTGAGACCAAGCGCGGCATTCTCTTTTCTGAACCGCTCGCAACCAAAGCCGACCGCAAAGCCGGTGTTGCTCGCTTAAAGAAAGAGCTCGCAGAAAACTTGAGCGCGCTCGGCATCTCCAAGGACGATCGTAAAAAGGCCGAGTCTATTTTGGAAGAATTCGTCGATTCCGAAGTCACCAAAATGATCCTGGATGAAAAGCGCCGCGCCGATGGCCGCGCGCTCGATGAAATCCGCTCACTCGGAGCTATCGTCGGCTTGATTCCGCGCACGCATGGATCCGGCTTGTTTGAACGCGGTTCTACCCAGGTGCTCTCGAGCGTAACGCTCGGCTCCCCGGGCATGGAGCAGACGCTCGACACCATGGAATTCCAAGGTACCAAGCGCTACTTCCACCACTACAATTTCCCAAGCTACGCCGTCGGAGAAACCAAGGGCAGCCGCGGCCCTGGCCGTCGTGAAATCGGTCACGGTGCCCTCGCCGAGCGCGCCATCATGCCGGTTCTCCCGGCAAAAGAAGACTTCCCATACACCGTCCGCGTTGTATCAGAAGTTCTCGGCTCCAACGGATCTTCTTCAATGGGCGCAACCTGTGGCTCCACCCTCGCTCTTCTCGACGCTGGCGTTCCGATCAAAGAACCTGTCGCTGGTATCGCTATGGGTATGGCTTCCGATGAAAAAGCCGGACGCTACCAAGTCATCACCGACCTTCAGGATTTGGAAGATGGAAACGGCGGCATGGATTTCAAAATCGCCGGAACCCGTAATGGCATTACCGCTATTCAGCTCGACACAAAAACGTCCGGCCTCCCCTGGAATGTCGTGACAGAAACCCTTGAACGCGCCAAAACCGCACGTATCCAAATTCTCGATGAGATGAAAAAGGCGATCGCCGCTCCCCGCTCGGAAATGTCGCCATTCGCCCCGCGTATCGAGTCCTTCCGCATCAATCCGGACAAAATCCGCGATGTCATCGGCCCAGGCGGCAAAATGATCAACGGCATTATCGATGCCCTCAAAGTAGAAATCGATATTGAGGACGACGGTCTTGTCATGGTCACATCCAACAACGCCGATTCCATGCGCCGCGCCGTCGAGTGGATCAAAGAACTGACACGTGAAGTCGCCGTTGGTGAAACTTTTGAAGGAGAGGTTGTCCGCATCATGCCATTTGGCGCATTCGTAAACATCCTCCCCAAAGTCGATGGCCTCGTACACATCTCCGAGCTCGCCCAAGGCCGCACGGAAAAAGTGGAAGACGTCGTAAACATCGGAGACACGGTCAAAGTCGTCGTGTATGAAATCGATGGCCAAGGCCGCATCAATCTCTCAATGAAACGCCTCGATCCAGACTACGTCCCGTCGGAAAAAGACAATAAACCGCTGCGCGATGGCAAAGGCCCTCGTAAATAA
- a CDS encoding NYN domain-containing protein, translating to MMIQRPDQRVAVFIDTQNMYHSAKHVFNSKVSFSALVEAVVGSRMMSRAIAYVAKSKGGDESAFFEALLSSGIELKIKDVQEFSSGAKKADWDVGMAVDAISIASKVDVIVLATGDGDFVPLVEYLKAHGVICEVAAFAESTNARLREVADAFMDLSSEPDRFLIGYRGRRKAEKEETEKPSRRKGARRESPPEDNASSRIRITH from the coding sequence ATGATGATCCAACGCCCAGACCAGCGTGTCGCTGTTTTTATCGACACGCAAAACATGTATCACAGCGCCAAACATGTTTTTAACTCCAAAGTTTCTTTTTCTGCACTTGTAGAAGCCGTTGTCGGCTCGCGCATGATGAGCCGCGCCATCGCCTATGTCGCCAAATCCAAGGGTGGTGATGAATCCGCTTTCTTTGAAGCCCTCCTATCCAGCGGCATCGAGCTCAAAATCAAAGATGTCCAAGAATTTTCAAGCGGCGCTAAAAAAGCCGACTGGGACGTCGGCATGGCTGTCGACGCCATCTCCATCGCCAGCAAAGTCGATGTCATTGTTCTTGCGACAGGCGACGGCGACTTTGTGCCCCTCGTCGAATATTTAAAAGCGCATGGCGTCATCTGCGAGGTCGCCGCTTTTGCCGAATCCACCAATGCCCGTCTGCGTGAAGTCGCCGACGCTTTCATGGATCTTTCCTCGGAACCGGATCGATTCCTCATCGGATATCGCGGCCGCCGAAAAGCAGAGAAAGAAGAGACGGAAAAACCATCGCGACGCAAAGGCGCCCGCCGTGAATCGCCTCCAGAAGACAATGCCTCGTCCAGAATCCGCATCACGCACTAA